TCACGAATAAGTGGCCAAAGATCAGCACAAGTAAAACCACGCCGGAGAGACGCATGAACAACCAGGCGATCATCTCAAAACTTGAGTGTGATGCTTTGTTGCGCTTGTACTGAGGTGACTGTGCACTGTTGGAGCGCGGAGCTGCGATGGAGTTGGAGCTCATGTTAGTTCCCTCCGAAGAAATTGGAGAAGACAATGGTGAGGTGACGGATCAGGAACGGAATCATTGTCACAGCCCACAAGGCAAGAACACCCCAGAGTAATTGACGCTGGTACTTGGGACCCTTTTTCCAAAAGTCAATGGCAATGATGCGCAGGCCGTTAAAAGCGTGGAACACGATTGCTGCAACGAGGCCGGCCTCGCCCAGTCCCATGATGGGGTTTTTGTACGCCCCGATGACTGCTGTGTACGCCTCTGGGGACACTCGCACCAAAGAGGTGTCCAAAACGTGCACCAACAAGAAAATAAAAATAACTACACCGGTAATACGGTGTCCCACCCAGGACCACATGCCTTCTCGGCCGCGATACAGAGTGCCAGCTGGTTTTGTCGGCACTGAATAAACCTTCCTGCGTCACCGTTGCGCTGGCGTGGTTCCACGCGGGGAAACGCACACGGCGTGAGCACTCATACTTGAGCCTAAATTTAGGCTTAGCTAACAGCATATTCAACTTAGGCACTCCTTGCTCTATGCAGCAAATCACAAGTCAGTCTCAAATCGGTGCTTTGTAGGGCCGTGTCCCGGCAGTTACAGCTCTTTCGCCTGTTGGCGCACTTGCCTGTCCTAAAGGTCGACGCCGGTATCCCTGACCTACGACCCTGGGTGGAAGTTTCACGCCACTGACCGCAGTTAGCACCGTTGGATGTGCGGACATCGCTTATGGTTGTGTTGATGAATACGAAAAATTTGGTTGAGAACGTTCCCCCTGCAACGGAGCCCTTAGATAAATTCTTCGCCGTTATCCCTGCAGGCGGTGTTGGCACAAGGCTGTGGCCGTTGTCCCGAGCGGCGGCACCAAAATTTCTCCACGACCTAACAGGCAGTGGAAGTACGTTGATCCGCGCCACTTATGACCGGCTTGTCCCACTCAGCGGGGAGCGGGTCCTCTTGGTGACCGGGGATGCCCACCGTGAAGCGGTATGCCGCCAGTTGCCCGAGATTGCTGATGAGAATCTTGTTCTTGAAACGGAACCAAAAGATTCAGGGGCCGCCATCGGTTTGGCTGCCGCCATCTTGTTCACCCGCGATCCAGACACCATCATGGGTTCCTTCGCAGCCGATCAGGTCATCAGCCCGGTAGGTAAGTTCCAGGATGCTGTGCGCGAGGCAATCTACACAGCGGCTACCGGGAAGATCGTCACCATTGGCATCAAGCCAACTCACGCCTCCACAGGTTTTGGCTACATCCTCACGGGGGAGCCGCTGAACATTGCTGGTGCGCCCAGCGCCCACGCGGTGGTGAAGTTTGTTGAGAAACCCAGCCAAGCTGTCGCGGAAGAATACCTCGCCAGTGGAGAGTACAACTGGAACGCCGGTATGTTCGTTGCGCCGGTGTCTTTGATGCTCCACCACCTCAAAGCTAATGAACCTCTTCTTTATGAGGGTTTGATGGAGATTGCGCGTGCCTGGGACACCCCCGAACGAGTCATCGTCAAAAATCGGGTGTGGCCCACACTGCCGAAAATTGCCATTGACTATGCAGTGGCCGAGCCTGCAGCAGACGCTGGGGATGTGGCAGTCATTCCAGGGGACTTTAGCTGGGACGATGTTGGTGACTTCGCGGCCATCGCGCGACTTAGCAGCGCCAAAGAAAACAACAACGTCAAGGTTATTGGTGAAGGCGCACGAGTCTTCACAGAGGACAGCACAGGCATTGTTGTTACCGACACCAAGCGCGTGATTGCCTTGATTGGCATCCAAGATGTGGTGGTGGTTGACACTCCTGATGCGCTGCTTGTGACAACGCGAGCTCATTCGCAGCTCGTAAAGAGAGCTGTTGATGGGCTCAAGGCCAACGGCGACATAGACGTCCTGTAGCTCTTTGCCTAAGGAGCCCTTAGCCCCGGAAACTGTCCGAGTGCAAATGGTTGGCTGCGGCAAAGTAACGCAGAGAAGCGAATACAGCCACGACGCACGGACGAGGCTAGAGTTTCTTGTGTGCGCAATTACTCCCTGGAAACAGAACCGACTGAGCTCGTAGGCCCCTGGCTTGAACCCTTGCTGGGAGAGGTCCTTGACTTCCGCCGTGACCTTCACGCCCACCCGGAGTTGTCGTTCCAAGAGTTCAGGACCACGGCAAAGATCTATGATCGCCTGCTTGAAGCCGGTCTTTCGCCTCGCCGACTGGACGGTACAGGGGTCATAGTTGATGTAGGCGAAGGTCCTATTACGACGGCGTTGCGTGGGGACATTGACGCCTTGCCCATCGTGGAAGAGACTGGGCTGGCCTTTGCCTCCCGCAACCACGGGGTCACCCACGGCTGCGGCCACGACTTTCATACGGCGTGCATGCTTGGCATTGCCTTAGTGCTGGCAAAGATGCATCAGCACACCACGCTGGGTGGGACCATCAGAATCATTTTCCAGCCCGCAGAGGAAACCATGCCAGGTGGCGCCCTGTCATGCATTGACCAGGGCGCACTTGACGGTGTGCCACGCATCATGGCCTTGCACTGTGATCCACGCATTGACGTCGGCAAAATTGGGACTCGGATCGGTCCCATCACCAGCGCCTCGGACACCATTAAAATTGAGCTCTCGGGCCGTGGAGGGCACACTTCCCGGCCTCACCTGACCGAGGATTTGGTTTTCGCTTTGGCGGAGATTGCCATCAGTGTTCCTGCGGTTCTCTCCCGCAGAGTGGACGTCCGCAGCGGCGTGTCAGTGGTGTGGGGGCAAATTCATGCCGGCTCTGCGCCGAATGCAATTCCTGGGCACGGTGTCATGGGTGGCACCATGCGTTGCCTTGATCGCGAAGCATGGCATGCGGCAGGAGAGCTCCTTGACGCGGTTGTGCAGCAAGTTGCGGCACCTTTCGGTGTGGATGTGCATCTGGAACACACCCGAGGCGTGCCCCCAGTGGTGAACTCAGAACATGAAACTGCTGTCATTGAAGCCGCCGCCAGAGCTGAATTGGGTGAAGAGTCCGTGGTGTTGGCGCCTCAGTCCATGGGGGCTGAGGATTTCGCCTGGTTTTTACAAGGCATCCCCGGGTCGTTGATGCGCCTGGGAACCCATGTTCCTGGCGGGGAAGAATATGATTTGCACCGTGGTGATTACATTGTGGATGAACGCGCGTTGGCCGTGGGTATCAGAGTGCTTTGCGCGGCCGCATTGCGCACCCTGCGTACTAGCACTTGGGAGTAGCTTCTCAGCGGCAGGTGGCAAGAGCTGGAGTGTAGCGCAAACAGTGGCTTGAAGCGCTTAACGCGCGCACTTTTTTGCAAACTTTATCTGCTACTTGCAACCGTTGTGTAACGGTTCCCCAACGATGAACCTCACATCCCCTGACTCCCTACCTGCGCACGGCAAAGTGACACTATGGTGTTGGTTAGCGCCGCATTGCGGGGGTGCATCAAAGTAGTCGAGTTTGCTTCTCACAACGGGACAATGTTGTTCCTTTTGTATCAGGCTGACCCGTCACCACATTTGAGGCTCACTCCTCCACTGCGTACACACACCTTATGGAGGAACCTTGAAAAACCTGCTCATCAATAAAGTCAAACGTGGAGCCATTGTTGGAACCGTAGCTGTTAGCGCCGTGGCGCTGTTGCTCACGGGCTGTGGAGAAGCACCGCCTGCTCCCGGCGGAGACGCGAGCGGCTCAGCAAATGCCGGCGCAGCCGACTACTTGGGCTGCATTGTCTCGGACTCCGGTGGATTCGATGACCAGTCCTTCAACCAGTCCTCATATGAGGGTATGAAGAAGGCTGAGAAGGACCTCGGCATCAAAATGAAGGAAGCGCAGTCCTCAAGTACTGCTGACTTTGCCCCGAACCTGGCCACAATGGCCAGCGCCGGATGTAACCTGACCGTCACCGTTGGCTTCCTGCTTGCAGAAGCCACAGCGACAGCAGCCAAGGACAACCCGGATCTGCATTACGCCATCATCGATGACAACAGCATCAAGGCAGATAACGTCAAGCCTGTTGTGTATGACACCGCTCAGGCCGCATTCATGGCCGGCTATGCCGCAGCAGCAGTATCTAAAACCGGCAAAGTCGGTACGTTCGGTGGAATCAACATCCCTACGGTGACAATCTTCATGGATGGCTTTGCCGAAGGCGTGAAGTACTTCAACGAGAAGCAGGGTAAAACCGTGCAGCTCTTGGGCTGGGATTCTGAAACCCAGCAGGGCTCCTTTGCCAACACCTTCGAAATCATTCAGGAAGGTACAAAGATCACGAACAACCTGCTCTCTGAAGGCGCAGACGTGATCATGCCCGTTGCCGGCCCGTTGGGTAAGGGTGCAGGTGACGCCATTTTGGCAGCAAACAAGGGCGGCAAGGATGCCAAGCTTGTTTGGGTTGACTCCGACGGCTACTTGACGGCGCCTACTTACAAGTCCATTCTGTTGACCTCGGTTGTCAAGACCATGGGCGAGGCAGTGGAAACCATTGTCAAGGACGATCTGGGTGGAAAGTTTGATCCTGCTCCCTACATTGGCACCCTTGAGAACGACGGTGTGTCCCTTGCCCCGTTCCACGATCTGGAATCTGCTGTTGATGCCGATACCAAGACTCAGCTGGATGAGATCAAGAAGGGCATCATCGACGGATCCATCAAGGTAGCGTCGAAGTCCAGCCCGAAGTAGACGCCATCCGGGCTTGCCCTGAGCAAGCCGGAAATGCCGCCGCTGCCACATCACCAGCATCAGCTTGGTGATGTGGCAGCGGTGGCGATGGCACCCAAGAGTCGCCGAGCAACACGCACCTATTAGAAGAAAATTATCCGCAGACGGGTTAAAACGTTGAAATTAGAACTTCGGGGCATCACTAAGAGCTTTGGTGCCTTGGTGGCGAACGACCACATTGATCTGGTGGTGGAATCCGGTGAGATTCACGGCCTGCTCGGTGAAAATGGCGCCGGAAAATCCACTCTCATGAATGTCCTTTACGGCCTCTATGAGCCCACCTCCGGCGAAATTCTTGTCGATAACAAACCGGTGAAGTTTGCGGGGCCCTCAGATGCCATGGCTGCAGGAATAGGGATGGTACACCAGCACTTTATGCTGGTTCCCGTTTTTACTGTCGCGGAAAATGTGGCACTCGGTGCTGAAGCCACCAGCTTCGGCGGCGTGTTGAACCTTGAAGAAACGCGAAAGAAGATCCGCGAGATATCGGATAAATTCGGGTTCGATGTTGATCCGGACGCGTTGGTAGAAGATCTGCCCGTGGGTGTGCAGCAGCGAGTGGAAATCATCAAAGCGCTGGTGAGGAACTCTAAAATCCTGATCCTTGATGAGCCCACCGCCGTGCTCACACCTCAGGAAACCGATGAGCTTATGGAGATCATGGGTCAGCTGAGAGAGGGTGGCACCTCGATCGTGTTCATCACTCACAAGTTGCGCGAGATCAAAGCCGTCGCGGACACCATCACGGTGATCCGCCGCGGCAAGGTGGTGGGCTCGGCACTCCCATCAGCATCCACCACCGAATTGGCCGCCATGATGGTGGGACGCGCCGTGAACCTGAACCTGGATAAGGCTGATGCGCAACCCGGCGAGGTCACCTTGAAAATCTCCAAGCTGACAGTCTTCAACGACGCCGGACTCAGACTTTTAGATAACGTCAGCCTGGATGTTGCCCAAGGAGAAATTCTGGCTATTGCTGGGGTGCAGGGCAATGGGCAGACGGAACTTACTGAGGCTGTCCTGGGTTTGCGCAAGCATGTCAGTGGTTCCATCACCTTGGAGGGCAAAGAGCTGTTGGGAAGCAGTGTCCGCCAGATTCTTGATGCCGGAGTTGGCTTTGTCCCCGAGGACAGACAAGACGATGGGCTGGTGGGCGAGATGTCCATTGCCGAAAACCTGATCTTGGATCTGTACAAGAACGCACCCTTTTCCCGTCGGGGTACCTTGAATCGGTCCGTTATTGCCCAGAACGGCGTGGAAAAGGTGGCCGAATTCGATGTTCGGGCACAGTCTGCACAGGATGAGGCAGACACGCTATCCGGGGGAAACCAGCAGAAAGTGGTGCTGGCCCGAGAGCTTTCCAGGCCGTTGAAACTTTTTATGGCATCTCAACCCACCCGAGGG
This genomic window from Arthrobacter sp. TMP15 contains:
- the sdhC gene encoding succinate dehydrogenase, cytochrome b556 subunit, with the protein product MPTKPAGTLYRGREGMWSWVGHRITGVVIFIFLLVHVLDTSLVRVSPEAYTAVIGAYKNPIMGLGEAGLVAAIVFHAFNGLRIIAIDFWKKGPKYQRQLLWGVLALWAVTMIPFLIRHLTIVFSNFFGGN
- a CDS encoding mannose-1-phosphate guanylyltransferase, which translates into the protein MNTKNLVENVPPATEPLDKFFAVIPAGGVGTRLWPLSRAAAPKFLHDLTGSGSTLIRATYDRLVPLSGERVLLVTGDAHREAVCRQLPEIADENLVLETEPKDSGAAIGLAAAILFTRDPDTIMGSFAADQVISPVGKFQDAVREAIYTAATGKIVTIGIKPTHASTGFGYILTGEPLNIAGAPSAHAVVKFVEKPSQAVAEEYLASGEYNWNAGMFVAPVSLMLHHLKANEPLLYEGLMEIARAWDTPERVIVKNRVWPTLPKIAIDYAVAEPAADAGDVAVIPGDFSWDDVGDFAAIARLSSAKENNNVKVIGEGARVFTEDSTGIVVTDTKRVIALIGIQDVVVVDTPDALLVTTRAHSQLVKRAVDGLKANGDIDVL
- a CDS encoding amidohydrolase is translated as MRNYSLETEPTELVGPWLEPLLGEVLDFRRDLHAHPELSFQEFRTTAKIYDRLLEAGLSPRRLDGTGVIVDVGEGPITTALRGDIDALPIVEETGLAFASRNHGVTHGCGHDFHTACMLGIALVLAKMHQHTTLGGTIRIIFQPAEETMPGGALSCIDQGALDGVPRIMALHCDPRIDVGKIGTRIGPITSASDTIKIELSGRGGHTSRPHLTEDLVFALAEIAISVPAVLSRRVDVRSGVSVVWGQIHAGSAPNAIPGHGVMGGTMRCLDREAWHAAGELLDAVVQQVAAPFGVDVHLEHTRGVPPVVNSEHETAVIEAAARAELGEESVVLAPQSMGAEDFAWFLQGIPGSLMRLGTHVPGGEEYDLHRGDYIVDERALAVGIRVLCAAALRTLRTSTWE
- a CDS encoding BMP family ABC transporter substrate-binding protein — translated: MLINKVKRGAIVGTVAVSAVALLLTGCGEAPPAPGGDASGSANAGAADYLGCIVSDSGGFDDQSFNQSSYEGMKKAEKDLGIKMKEAQSSSTADFAPNLATMASAGCNLTVTVGFLLAEATATAAKDNPDLHYAIIDDNSIKADNVKPVVYDTAQAAFMAGYAAAAVSKTGKVGTFGGINIPTVTIFMDGFAEGVKYFNEKQGKTVQLLGWDSETQQGSFANTFEIIQEGTKITNNLLSEGADVIMPVAGPLGKGAGDAILAANKGGKDAKLVWVDSDGYLTAPTYKSILLTSVVKTMGEAVETIVKDDLGGKFDPAPYIGTLENDGVSLAPFHDLESAVDADTKTQLDEIKKGIIDGSIKVASKSSPK
- a CDS encoding ABC transporter ATP-binding protein; this translates as MKLELRGITKSFGALVANDHIDLVVESGEIHGLLGENGAGKSTLMNVLYGLYEPTSGEILVDNKPVKFAGPSDAMAAGIGMVHQHFMLVPVFTVAENVALGAEATSFGGVLNLEETRKKIREISDKFGFDVDPDALVEDLPVGVQQRVEIIKALVRNSKILILDEPTAVLTPQETDELMEIMGQLREGGTSIVFITHKLREIKAVADTITVIRRGKVVGSALPSASTTELAAMMVGRAVNLNLDKADAQPGEVTLKISKLTVFNDAGLRLLDNVSLDVAQGEILAIAGVQGNGQTELTEAVLGLRKHVSGSITLEGKELLGSSVRQILDAGVGFVPEDRQDDGLVGEMSIAENLILDLYKNAPFSRRGTLNRSVIAQNGVEKVAEFDVRAQSAQDEADTLSGGNQQKVVLARELSRPLKLFMASQPTRGVDVGSIEFLHKRIVAERDAGTPVVIVSTELDEVLELADRIAVLFAGRLMGIVPGKSSRALLGLMMAGLSAEEAQEQMSTQNTESTTNEGEQQ